ACCTCCATATTTTCGTCCGCCAAGGCGACCTTTAGATCAGGCACAGCGTCCCCCGCTTCCATGCCTCGACTCTCCAGGAGACGAACAGCGACCAAGCGGACATCCGAATCTTCATGCTTCAAAACGTCAGTGACAGCCGGTATCAACGTCGAAAAATCGACCTCCATACTCCCCAGGAGCTGAACGGCCGCCGAGCGAACATTTCTGTTCTCGCCCTGCAATGCTTCGATCAAAGCCGGCAGTGCAAGCTTGACTTCGAACCCCATTAATGAAGGTGCTACCCGGCTCAATGAAACGACGGCCTGACAACGAATTTCTCGATCGGGATTTGTCAATGCTTCCGTCAGAGCCGCCTTCGCCTTCGGGCCTATATGCCGCATTCCATTCTTAGCCGCCGAGCGAACATTTCTGTTCTCGCCCTGCAATGTTTCTACCAGATCCCGCTTCGGCTTTTTCCGCCCCTGGTGCCAAGCTAAAATCGCCTGCTCGGTAGCGTCTTCAAAAGCTTTTCTCGCCGCTGCTATTCTTTCTATGCACGCCTCGACATCATACGGCTCCCCAATCTTTCTTGCCTTAGCCCTCAAATCAGCTTCGTGCTTTGCGACCTGTACCCAATTTCCACGAGCGGCTTCCATCGCGCTATCACTGTCCAGGGGTCCAGGGGTCCAGGGGTCCAGCGTCTGGGAGGGGTTGAGCAACCAACTGTTGCTCGTTCTCCAACCTCATTTCCAACCACTCATCGGATCGGTTTTGCAATGCATTTCTAATTTCGCCAGTAGTGTCGATTAGCAGGGCAAATCCAAGTAGAGCAAACAGCATTACGCCAATCTTACTCCCAAATCTACGGTTGATACCGTGTGTGGTTTGCATCCACCCGTACGTGACCGCCACAGAATTTACGATCCAAACCGTAAGTGCAATCATGACTAACTTGGGCAGGTGCCCTTGAAATCCGTACACGTAAACGTCAATGTAGCCCACCAATGAGATCACAAACAAAACGAAAATATTGAGCCTGTTCTTTTTCTTTTGAGGCACCGCCCCTAAATCTTCTCGCGGAGGCAGCAACATCTCGCGTTGGTAATGGAACCTCTTCATTGGGGGACTAAACGCCCAAAAAAACAAGAAATTCCATAAGGCCTAATAGCCCACTTGCGGCCAGGAACGGCGGTTCAGCAGGGCGCAAACGAAAAACACGATTGTTAGGCTTAAGCCGCCAGGCTCGGGAATAATCGTGAATCGGATGGGCTCTAGCTCCAGCCCACCCTTAAGCAGACCGCTGCCAAATACCGGTTCACCACGAAAGACAAACCGAGTGTCGTCATCTCGCAGATTTTCAATCGTGAGCGTAAAGTTCAGTGTTTATTCCAGCAGCTGCGTGTCACCGGTCCCCGTCAGTACGTATT
This region of Pirellulaceae bacterium genomic DNA includes:
- a CDS encoding HEAT repeat domain-containing protein, which produces MEAARGNWVQVAKHEADLRAKARKIGEPYDVEACIERIAAARKAFEDATEQAILAWHQGRKKPKRDLVETLQGENRNVRSAAKNGMRHIGPKAKAALTEALTNPDREIRCQAVVSLSRVAPSLMGFEVKLALPALIEALQGENRNVRSAAVQLLGSMEVDFSTLIPAVTDVLKHEDSDVRLVAVRLLESRGMEAGDAVPDLKVALADENMEVRVASIRALSRIMGSAAIPALTEMLNHEDLVLSGMVKTAIRSIGSD